In Paenibacillus phoenicis, one genomic interval encodes:
- a CDS encoding TIGR01440 family protein, with translation MEREKLGTLRTQVATIAEEVAAAAHLGPGKLLVIGASTSEVAGKRIGTSGAEDIAAELWAGIEQVRAKYGFDVAFQCCEHLNRALVVERAVLERLSLTEVAAVPVPKAGGSMAAAAYRRLSAPCLAETLEAHAGIDIGETLIGMHLRRVAVPFRPSLRQVGQARVTAATTRPKLIGGERAVYTLPPDSDSTLCDEE, from the coding sequence ATGGAACGTGAAAAGCTCGGAACCCTGCGGACACAGGTAGCAACGATTGCGGAGGAAGTGGCCGCTGCAGCTCATCTGGGTCCGGGGAAGCTGCTGGTCATCGGGGCCAGCACCAGTGAAGTGGCGGGCAAACGAATCGGCACAAGCGGAGCTGAGGACATCGCGGCCGAGCTGTGGGCCGGGATCGAACAGGTTCGGGCCAAATACGGCTTTGACGTCGCGTTTCAATGCTGCGAGCATTTAAACCGTGCGCTGGTGGTCGAACGGGCGGTGCTGGAGCGGCTTTCCTTGACGGAGGTGGCTGCGGTTCCCGTGCCGAAGGCGGGCGGATCGATGGCCGCTGCAGCCTATAGGCGTTTGTCGGCCCCGTGCTTGGCAGAAACGCTGGAAGCCCACGCCGGGATCGATATCGGCGAAACGCTGATCGGCATGCATTTGCGGCGGGTGGCTGTGCCGTTTCGTCCTTCACTGCGCCAGGTTGGGCAAGCGCGCGTTACGGCAGCGACGACCCGTCCGAAGCTGATCGGCGGGGAACGGGCGGTTTATACGCTGCCGCCGGATTCGGATTCCACGCTTTGCGATGAAGAATAG
- a CDS encoding low molecular weight protein arginine phosphatase: MRILFVCTGNTCRSPMAEGMLRKLARDRGLDVEVRSAGVAAMKGASISRHAEAVLRDRGIKDTFESTPLYAELAEWADLILTLTQGHKRQVIHSFPETADKIFTLKEYVEEDASILATLEEFRRLAADRELARALGNEWPAEQQRRLDELHLRLPTFDISDPFGGSRADYDRTAAEISAALEKLIAKLERGEGH; this comes from the coding sequence ATGCGCATCTTGTTTGTGTGTACCGGAAATACCTGCCGCAGCCCGATGGCCGAAGGTATGCTGCGCAAGCTGGCGCGGGACCGGGGGCTGGACGTGGAAGTCCGCTCGGCTGGCGTAGCCGCCATGAAAGGGGCCTCCATTTCCCGTCATGCGGAAGCCGTGCTACGGGACCGGGGGATTAAGGATACTTTTGAATCTACCCCTCTCTATGCCGAACTGGCGGAGTGGGCCGATCTGATTCTGACGCTGACGCAAGGGCATAAGCGCCAGGTGATTCATTCATTTCCGGAGACAGCCGATAAAATATTTACATTAAAAGAATACGTTGAAGAAGACGCCTCCATATTAGCTACCTTGGAGGAGTTCCGGCGCCTCGCGGCGGACCGGGAGCTGGCGCGGGCGCTGGGGAACGAGTGGCCTGCGGAGCAGCAGCGGCGGCTGGATGAACTGCATCTTCGGCTGCCCACTTTCGATATTTCCGATCCGTTTGGCGGTTCGCGAGCGGACTATGACCGAACGGCGGCGGAGATCAGCGCAGCGCTTGAGAAGCTGATCGCCAAGCTGGAGCGCGGCGAGGGGCATTAA
- a CDS encoding manganese efflux pump MntP, translating to MTEAYERLGELVTILLMAIALGLDALSLGVGIGMKGVRRKDAFRIGTMVALFHVLMPLLGIAAGQYVGALLGSLARYVAGGLLFLLGAHMIVSSVKGSGVQSINHRTWLGVLLFSLSVSIDSFSVGVSLGMFQGDWLLTVLAFGFFGGIMSLVGLAMGRGVGRSLGDYGEAAGGAILLAFGLLFIF from the coding sequence ATGACAGAGGCTTATGAGCGGCTGGGAGAGCTGGTGACGATCCTGCTGATGGCGATTGCGCTGGGGCTGGATGCTTTATCGCTGGGCGTCGGCATCGGGATGAAGGGAGTCCGGCGGAAAGATGCGTTCCGTATCGGGACGATGGTGGCTCTCTTTCACGTGCTAATGCCTCTGTTGGGGATCGCGGCGGGACAGTATGTCGGCGCGCTGCTCGGAAGCTTGGCACGATACGTGGCAGGCGGGCTCCTGTTCCTGCTTGGCGCGCATATGATCGTCAGCTCGGTTAAAGGCAGCGGTGTACAGTCGATCAACCACCGGACCTGGTTAGGCGTGCTGCTGTTTTCGCTGAGCGTCAGCATCGATTCGTTTTCCGTTGGCGTGTCGCTGGGCATGTTCCAAGGAGACTGGCTGCTGACGGTGCTGGCTTTTGGATTTTTTGGCGGTATCATGTCCTTGGTCGGGCTGGCGATGGGGCGAGGGGTGGGGCGTTCGCTGGGCGATTACGGGGAGGCGGCCGGCGGCGCGATCTTGCTGGCGTTTGGACTATTGTTTATCTTTTGA
- a CDS encoding DUF72 domain-containing protein, which yields MIRIGLAGWGDHDDLYPARTPAKDKLAWYAKYFNVVEVDSSFYAVLGEEVYRRWLAETPSDFTFIIKAYQGMTGHSRGKSPFGGPGDMFQAYLDSIRPVVEAGRLKAVMFQFPPWFDCTAEHVRQLRAIRKWMGNLPLALEFRHQSWFTPANRERTLEFMRQEGWIHIVCDEPQIGRGSVPTVLEPTDPELTIVRMHGRNAAGWSQASAPNWREIRTLYRYSLEELQDWVGMLDQLFSQGTKEICMIFNNNSGGDAAANALDMMGLLGQSPRELPPRQIDLFGGWED from the coding sequence ATGATCCGCATCGGCCTGGCCGGCTGGGGCGATCATGACGATTTATACCCTGCCCGAACGCCGGCCAAAGACAAGCTCGCTTGGTACGCGAAGTATTTTAACGTGGTAGAGGTGGACAGTTCGTTTTACGCCGTACTGGGGGAAGAGGTCTATCGCCGCTGGTTGGCGGAGACGCCGTCCGATTTCACGTTTATCATCAAAGCGTACCAAGGGATGACCGGACATAGCCGGGGGAAATCGCCGTTTGGCGGTCCGGGGGACATGTTCCAGGCGTATCTGGATTCGATTCGCCCGGTGGTGGAGGCGGGCCGGCTCAAGGCCGTGATGTTCCAATTCCCGCCCTGGTTCGACTGCACGGCGGAGCATGTCCGGCAGCTGCGCGCGATCCGCAAATGGATGGGGAACCTGCCGCTAGCGCTGGAGTTTCGCCATCAAAGCTGGTTCACGCCCGCTAACCGAGAGCGCACATTGGAGTTCATGCGCCAGGAGGGCTGGATCCATATCGTTTGCGATGAGCCCCAGATCGGACGAGGCTCGGTTCCCACGGTGCTGGAACCCACTGACCCCGAGTTAACGATCGTCCGCATGCATGGGCGAAATGCCGCAGGTTGGAGTCAAGCCAGCGCACCCAATTGGCGGGAGATTCGTACGTTGTACCGCTATTCGCTGGAGGAGTTGCAGGACTGGGTTGGAATGTTGGACCAGTTGTTCAGCCAAGGGACGAAGGAGATTTGTATGATCTTCAACAACAATTCCGGCGGAGATGCAGCGGCAAACGCTCTAGACATGATGGGCCTGCTGGGCCAATCGCCGCGCGAGCTTCCGCCGCGTCAGATCGATTTGTTCGGCGGTTGGGAAGATTAG
- a CDS encoding L-threonylcarbamoyladenylate synthase, translating to MKPNQAEHSGDLPALKEVASKTTRWWHVQPGTGAGAGVPDDVDAEEAAALKEAAAVLASGGTVAFPTETVYGLGADARNTAAVEAIFAAKGRPSDNPLIVHIADVSQLDGLVTEVNETARRLMEAFWPGPLTLVLPVSEGAVSPRVTAGLSTVGVRMPAHDVALRLIAAAACPVAAPSANRSGRPSPTLASHVGEDLSGRIDGIVDGGPTGVGLESTVVEAGRDGVVTVLRPGGITVEQLARVAGAGVRLDAALQPKAKAGGEAAPGPAAAPRAPGMKYTHYAPQGVLHIVRGSADRVADRIRAELAAATARGEKTGVLAFDERLPSYRADCALSLGREDELETAAHRLYAALRRFDECGVTYILAEACPEEGLGSAVMNRLLKAAGHRVIDAGGDSEEGRG from the coding sequence ATGAAACCAAATCAAGCGGAACACAGCGGGGATCTTCCTGCTTTAAAAGAAGTGGCCTCCAAAACGACACGTTGGTGGCATGTCCAGCCTGGAACTGGAGCTGGGGCTGGAGTGCCGGATGATGTGGATGCGGAGGAAGCGGCGGCGCTGAAAGAAGCCGCCGCTGTACTAGCCTCCGGCGGGACGGTGGCGTTCCCGACGGAGACGGTGTATGGGCTTGGCGCGGATGCGCGGAATACGGCGGCGGTGGAGGCGATTTTTGCCGCTAAGGGCCGCCCGTCCGATAATCCGCTCATCGTGCACATCGCCGACGTGAGCCAGCTGGACGGACTCGTCACGGAAGTGAACGAGACGGCACGGCGGCTCATGGAGGCGTTTTGGCCCGGGCCGCTCACGCTGGTGCTGCCCGTGTCCGAAGGCGCCGTCTCACCGCGCGTGACGGCGGGGTTGTCCACCGTGGGCGTGCGTATGCCCGCCCACGACGTGGCGCTGCGGCTGATCGCCGCAGCGGCGTGCCCAGTGGCGGCGCCTAGCGCCAACCGGTCTGGCCGTCCGAGCCCCACGCTGGCGAGCCACGTGGGCGAGGACTTGTCCGGCCGCATTGACGGCATCGTCGACGGCGGGCCCACCGGGGTGGGCCTAGAGTCGACGGTCGTGGAAGCCGGCCGGGACGGGGTTGTCACCGTGCTCCGCCCTGGCGGGATCACGGTGGAGCAGCTCGCCCGCGTGGCTGGCGCGGGCGTGCGGCTGGACGCCGCCCTGCAGCCGAAGGCGAAGGCGGGCGGCGAAGCGGCCCCTGGCCCGGCGGCTGCGCCTCGCGCGCCGGGCATGAAGTACACGCACTATGCGCCGCAGGGCGTGTTGCATATTGTGCGCGGGTCCGCCGACCGGGTGGCGGACCGCATCCGGGCCGAGCTCGCGGCGGCCACGGCGCGCGGGGAGAAGACGGGCGTGCTCGCCTTCGACGAGCGCCTCCCGTCCTACCGCGCCGACTGCGCGCTCTCGCTCGGCCGCGAGGATGAGCTGGAGACGGCGGCGCACCGTCTCTACGCTGCGCTCCGCCGCTTCGACGAATGCGGCGTCACCTATATCCTCGCCGAAGCCTGCCCCGAGGAAGGGCTCGGCTCGGCGGTGATGAACCGGCTGCTGAAAGCCGCCGGTCACCGGGTGATTGACGCCGGCGGAGATTCGGAAGAGGGCAGGGGGTGA
- the spoIIR gene encoding stage II sporulation protein R yields the protein MGRRSFSRKKIALIFFSIVMLMMSWEGQMVDTAAAAGSQAVISQIPQESIRLRILANSDGAADQLVKRRVRDAVVEQMNGWVAQLENPQSLEEARQVIREHLPAIEEQVGQTLKQYGKNYDYQVELGTVPFPTKMYGGAVYPAGDYEALRVTLGEGKGKNWWCVLFPPLCFIDAGSGDALAKDAGAVTTATAKASAAGAAGDAVQVEPEETEVRFFLWDMLVKLWNWIVSLFA from the coding sequence ATGGGTAGACGTTCATTTTCCCGTAAGAAAATCGCACTTATCTTTTTTTCGATTGTTATGTTGATGATGTCCTGGGAAGGACAAATGGTTGATACAGCCGCGGCGGCGGGGTCGCAAGCGGTGATTTCTCAGATTCCGCAGGAATCGATTCGGCTGCGCATTCTTGCAAATTCGGATGGAGCTGCGGATCAACTCGTCAAACGTCGTGTTCGCGATGCTGTCGTTGAGCAAATGAACGGCTGGGTTGCACAGCTGGAGAATCCGCAGAGTCTGGAGGAAGCGCGCCAGGTGATCCGCGAGCATCTGCCGGCTATCGAGGAGCAAGTTGGTCAAACGCTTAAGCAATATGGCAAAAACTACGACTATCAAGTTGAGCTCGGCACCGTGCCGTTTCCGACCAAAATGTACGGCGGTGCCGTTTATCCAGCGGGCGACTACGAAGCGCTGCGCGTGACGCTGGGCGAGGGGAAAGGGAAAAACTGGTGGTGTGTGTTGTTTCCGCCGCTTTGCTTCATCGACGCCGGGAGCGGGGACGCGTTGGCTAAGGACGCGGGGGCGGTAACCACTGCAACAGCAAAGGCCTCGGCTGCCGGGGCTGCGGGAGATGCCGTTCAGGTTGAACCGGAGGAGACGGAAGTGCGTTTCTTCCTGTGGGATATGCTGGTGAAGCTCTGGAACTGGATTGTTAGTCTATTTGCTTAA